One Vanessa cardui chromosome 23, ilVanCard2.1, whole genome shotgun sequence DNA segment encodes these proteins:
- the LOC124539826 gene encoding uncharacterized protein K02A2.6-like, with product MEIYVLRYYKKKKKLQFSELIQIAASIEMGKVDNAAMTNIPGQENNRIVNKITPSRNNVTLNKTSKRDTLTIEDLKGTCFRCGRIGHRANTCRSLHDTCYKCGRKGHLAKVCLKRRNEANQIEEQVNNKMDEDLGEINIINGEIVDKYMITVNIENRNIKMEFDTGAALSSISLNDYKKLQINRKIFKTDIKLKTYTGEIIKPIGVAYVRCYYDNQRFYGKLYIINKNVDPIFGRSWMKELQVDIANLHSIDCTDQSLKLDQLLEEYSTSVFRSDIGKIPNFQAHLNLKTNVQPIFIKPRRVPYALKSKIDNEIERLCEQGIITKIDHSEWGTPIVPIVKPNGSIRLCADYKITLNKVIEDEKYPIPVIEDIFSEMNGGKIFCTLDISQAYLNMEMDEESALLQTLSTHKGIYKVNRLMFGVKVAPNLWQKFMDKILQGLEGVKCFFDDIIIQGSSEGESLQRLHQVLQRLKDNNLRVNKEKIKSETINDEELQPILQALQTGKNLRSFGYNNNELTMQDGCILKGTRVFIPKGLRDIVLNELHTGHIGVVKMKLLARSFVYWRNIDKDIENKVKSCRSCRLQLNEPKKVEIHHWEESTEPWQRIHIDFAGPIYGHYLFVIVDSYSKWVEIIPTKTITSSWCIQKLKDLFSTFGAPNILVSDNGRQFTSNEFKNFLTEQRVLHRTSAPYHPATNGQAERFVQTIKRRLKTMEQERGTLIDKIITVKCCLRRTPGVCGRSPYELMFGRNIRTYLHTIFERDTNTRVQLKENIILNKQFKEGDRVQVRVYGKNKKWIFGTIQKRLGTLHYQIVTDENEIIRRHVDQMLSAPLIERQIAAEGCHIL from the exons ATGGAGATATACGTATTAAGATATtacaagaaaaagaaaaaattacaattttcagAACTAATACAAATCGCGGCATCAATAGAAATGGGTAAGGTAGATAATGCCGCCATGACTAATATTCCAGGTCAAGAAAACAAcagaattgtaaacaaaataacaccTTCCAGAAATAACGTAACGTTAAACAAAACGAGTAAGAGAGATACATTAACAATTGAAGATTTAAAAGGAACCTGTTTCCGTTGCGGAAGAATAGGACATAGAGCTAACACGTGTCGTTCATTACATGATACTTGTTATAAATGTGGTAGAAAAGGTCACTTAGCTAAAGTATGTCTAAAAAGAAGAAATGAGGCCAATCAAATAGAGGAACAGGTAAATAACAAAATGGATGAAGACTTAGGTGAAATCAATATTATCAATGGTGAAATTGtggataaatatatgataacagtaaatatagaaaatagaaacataaaaatGGAATTTGATACGGGTGCTGCATTGTCTTCGATATCCTTAAACGActataaaaagttacaaataaataggaaaatttttaaaacagatataaaattgaaaacttaTACAGGAGAAATTATTAAACCTATTGGAGTAGCGTACGTTCGTTGTTACTATGATAATCAAAGATTTTAtggaaaattatacattattaacaaGAATGTTGATCCAATTTTCGGAAGAAGTTGGATGAAAGAGTTACAAGTAGACATCGCTAACTTACATTCAATAGATTGTACTGATCAGAGCCTTAAGTTAGACCAGTTATTAGAAGAATATTCTACATCTGTATTTAGATCGGATATTGGAAAAATACCAAATTTCCAAGCCCATCTCAATCTAAAAACAAATGTGcaaccaattttcatcaaacctAGAAGAGTTCCATACGCCTTGAAATCAAAGATCGATAATGAAATAGAAAGACTTTGTGAACAAggcataataacaaaaatagatcATAGCGAATGGGGTACTCCTATTGTTCCCATAGTAAAACCAAACGGTAGTATTCGATTATGCGCGGActacaaaattacattaaataaggtCATAGAAGATGAAAAATATCCAATTCCAGTAATAGAAGACATATTTTCAGAGATGAACGGAGGTAAAATTTTTTGTACTCTAGATATTAGTCaagcttatttaaatatggaaatggATGAAGAGAGTGCATTGTTACAAACGTTGAGTACACACAAAGGCATATACAAAGTAAACAGATTAATGTTTGGGGTAAAAGTTGCTCCAAATTTATGGCAAAAATTTatggataaaattttacaaggaTTGGAAGGAGTTAAATGTTTTTTCGACGACATTATAATTCAAGGTTCCTCAGAAGGAGAATCATTACAACGATTACATCAAGTACTACAAAGACTGAAGGATAATAATCTCAGAGTGAATAAAGagaa AATTAAATCTGAAACAATTAATGACGAAGAATTACAACCGATATTACAAGCACTACAAACAGGTAAAAACCTAAGAAGTTTtggctacaataataatgagCTAACAATGCAAGATGGCTGCATACTTAAAGGTACACGAGTATTTATTCCAAAAGGTTTGAGAGATATTGTGTTAAACGAGTTACATACTGGACATATTGGTGtagttaaaatgaaattgttggCTCGAAGTTTTGTTTATTGGAGAAATATCGATAAagatatagaaaataaagttaaatcgtGTAGATCATGCAGACTACAATTGAACGAACCTAAAAAAGTTGAAATACACCATTGGGAAGAATCTACAGAACCATGGCAGCGAATACATATTGATTTTGCTGGACCAATTTATGGACATTACCTATTTGTTATCGTAGACTCATATTCTAAATGGGTTGAAATAATTCCTACGAAAACTATTACAAGTTCATGGtgcatacaaaaattaaaagatctttTCTCAACTTTTGGAGCTCCTAACATTTTAGTATCTGATAATGGCCGGCAATTTACATCAAATGAATTCAAAAACTTTCTTACTGAGCAAAGAGTGTTACATAGGACTTCAGCTCCTTATCACCCAGCAACTAATGGACAAGCGGAACGATTCGTTCAAACAATAAAGAGAAGATTAAAAACTATGGAACAGGAACGAGGTAccttaatagataaaataattacagtcaAGTGTTGCTTGCGACGAACCCCGGGGGTATGCGGGCGGAGTCCATACGAACTCATGTTTGGCAGAAATATAAGgacatatttacatacaatatttgaaaGAGATACGAATACTAGagtacaattaaaagaaaacataattttaaataaacaatttaaagagGGGGACAGAGTACAAGTTCGAGTAtacggtaaaaataaaaagtggaTTTTTGGAACAATTCAAAAGCGACTAGGAACATTACATTATCAAATAGTCACAGATGAAAACGAGATAATACGTCGACATGTCGACCAAATGCTTTCGGCACCTTTAATAGAACGTCAAATTGCGGCGGAGGGCTGTCATATCCTTTAG